A single region of the Chiroxiphia lanceolata isolate bChiLan1 chromosome 22, bChiLan1.pri, whole genome shotgun sequence genome encodes:
- the LOC116797491 gene encoding coiled-coil domain-containing protein 81-like, protein MERRRRVVRARGAAAKTEPFPGSLLAVSPDLVYFSKDVITKIWDCVSECCRQDLLLKKRVGLMGLGTIHVMKKPIWQGKLEGFLVDSPEFDLDKPFLVGNKLPHGNSLVPELSKADELVCAEVALRLHVPKATVVMCVKATMRVFEWALSGRQNFDFVFKDIGVLLCRGGHVAMRFFEDLAREVAQSENLADSLLQSPNLKQSFIAHMEKDISQLPPGGVLVLPHFVQVDGKSKPHPVNVSLQSTGTTSAEHQPTPGNVPGQRLLSRPRVSPSRIRDVEKRKADAGGQRGSLLPPIIGSSGQKGRAVEQMEAPGAGVLAPRRQFPLVAEQGRLEKEAASPPGQFERVRKKRAAAVAGVAAALSPQGEDTMKTPSPLGRRPKPKTPRAKQVLANLEPFRVSREQCMKALQINKLRKWSQDSSSAW, encoded by the exons atggagaggaggaggagagtaGTTCGAGCACGAGGAGCTGCAGCCAAGACAGAGCCCTTTCCTGGCTCCCTCCTTGCAGTGTCCCCAGACCTCGTGTATTTCTCCAAGGATG TAATCACTAAAATTTGGGACTGTGTGTCTGAGTGCTGCCGCCAAGACCTGCTGCTGAAGAAG AGGGTCGGGCTGATGGGCCTGGGGACCATCCACGTCATGAAAAAACCCATCTGGCAGGGAAAACTGGAAGGTTTCTTGGTTGACAGTCCCGAGTTCGACCTGGACAAGCCATTCCTGGTGGGGAACAAGCTCCCTCATGGGAACAGTCTGGTGCCTG AGCTCTCCAAAGCCGACGAGCTGGTCTGTGCCGAGGTTGCCCTGCGCCTGCACGTGCCCAAGGCCACCGTGGTGATGTGCGTCAAGGCCACCATGAGGGTCTTTGAGTGGGCCTTGTCCGGCAGGCAGAACTTCGACTTCGTGTTCAAGGACATCGGTGTCCTGCTGTGCCGAGGGGGGCACGTGGCCATGAGGTTCTTCGAGGACCTGGCCCGGGAGGTGGCTCAGTCCGAGAACCTGGCAGACAGTTTGCTCCAG TCACCAAACCTGAAGCAATCATTCATAGCCCACATGGAAAAGGACAtttcccagctgcctcctggaGGTGTCTTGGTGTTGCCACA CTTTGTGCAGGTGGATGGGAAGTCAAAGCCACATCCTGTGAACGTTTccctgcagagcactggaacaacGAGTGCTGAGCACCAGCCAACTCCGG GGAATGTTCCTGGCCAGCGCCTTCTTTCTCGCCCACGTGTTTCTCCGAGTCGGATACGGGatgtggaaaagagaaaggctgatgctggagggcagagagggag TTTGCTGCCTCCCATTATTGGGAGCTCTGGGCagaagggcagagctgtggagcaGATGGAAGCACCTGGAGCTGGTGTCCTTGCTCCCAGAAGGCAG TTCCCACTcgtggcagagcaggggaggctggagaaggaagCTGCCTCCCCCCCAGGGCAGTTTGAGAgggtgaggaagaagagggcGGCTGCTGTGGCAGGAGTGGCAGCTGCCTTGTCCCCACAGGGAGAGGACACCATGAAAACCCCTTCCCCTCTTGGCAGGAGGCCAAAGCCAAA GACACCACGAGCAAAGCAGGTCCTGGCAAACCTGGAGCCGTTCCGGGTGTCCCGGGAGCAGTGTATGAAGGCCCTGCAGATCAACAAGCTGAGGAAATGGTCCCAAGACAGTTCCTCTG CTTGGTGA
- the LOC116797489 gene encoding guanylin-like — protein MRGLLPSAILAVIVLLHSSWAVYVQDGDLKFPLESVKKLKELMDENRPISPRMVVPVASHTLCLEKSLPEEFQPVCKREDAPKIFQRLSLAAEDDLCEICANAACAGCF, from the exons ATGAGAggcctccttccctctgccatcCTGGCAGTCAttgtgctgctgcacagctcctggGCAGTCTATGTGCAG GATGGAGACTTGAAATTCCCCCTGGAGTCTGtgaagaagctgaaggagctTATGGATGAAAATAGGCCCATCAGCCCTCGCATGGTGGTGCCCGTGGCCAGTCACACTCTGTGCCTTGAGAAATCTCTCCCTGAGGAATTCCAGCCTGTGTGCAAGAGGGAAGATGCCCCCAAGATTTTCCAGAGGCTGA gcctGGCTGCTGAGGATGACCTGTGTGAGATCTGTGCCAATGCCGCCTGTGCCGGGTGCTTCTGA